TGGGCACCAGTGCCCTGGGGGCACAGCGCTGGATTACCATCGGCGGTTTTAATATCCAGCCGTCAGAGTTTGCCAAACTGGGGGCCATTATTGTCCTGGCTGCTAGCCTCAGCACCTATACCGCTTCCACCTTGTCGGGTTTTTTCCGGGCCTTGCTGATCATTGCCCTGCCCTGGGGCTTGGTCTTCGTTCAGCCCGACTTGGGAACCTCGTTGGTGTTTGGGGCGGTGAGCCTGGTGATGCTCTACTGGGCCAATGCCAATCCCGGTTGGCTGCTGATCATGGGGTCCCCCCTCATTTCCGCCATTCTGTTTTCCCGCTATTTACCGGCCTGGTTTGCCTGGTTAGCCCTCATTTCCTTAATTGCCTGGAAAACCTTGCCCTGGGCACAGTTGGCGGGGTTGGTGACCTTGGTGGGCAACCTGGTGGCAGGGGGCTTGGGCAATTGGTTTTGGTTTAATTTGCTTAAGGACTACCAACGGGATCGCCTGATCCTGTTTATGGATCCCGATCGCGACCCCCTTGGCGGGGGCTATCACCTGATCCAGTCCCGCATTGCCATTGGGGCCGGAGAACTGTGGGGACGGGGCTTGCACCATGGCACCCAAACCCAGTTGAACTTTATTCCAGAGCAGCACACCGACTTTATTTTTTCCGCCATTGGTGAAGAGTTGGGCTTTATCGGATCGTTGGTGGTGCTGTTGGTATTTTGGCTCATTTGCCTGCGATTAGTGATTATCGCCCAAAATGCCAAGGATAACTTTGGTTCGTTGCTGGCCATTGGGGTGCTGGGGATGTTGGTGTTTCAGGTGGTGGTCAATGTGGGCATGACCATAGGATTAGCTCCAGTGACGGGGATTCCCCTGCCCTGGTTAAGTTATGGCCGATCGGCCATGTTGACCAATTTTATGGCGATCGGCTTGGTGGAGTCCGTCGCCAACCATCGCCACCGACCCAAGTTTTAGCCCAAGTTTTAGCCCAAGTTTTAGCCAGCGTCCCCCGATGCTGCTTCATCCTCCTGCAACCCATCGAGGAGGAGGTGAAAGAGGAGGTGAAAGTTGAACTCCTCTGTCAACTCTGTCAGGGGAACCACGAGGGATTGGTACTCGGCGGGGAAGCGATCGACGATGGTCAACAGGTCACGATCGTCCGCCAATTCTACCGCATGATACAGGGATGCCCTGAGATCTGGGGAGAGGGCTTGCAAGCTGTCCTTGAACGGGACTGGAATTTTGCCTGGTAGGTGACGTTACATTTTGGTGGGTGAGGTGGATTCACAGCGACGGGTCAGCACTGGTTTTGCTGACCCGCACTGACCTGTTTAACTGACCTGTTTAACTGACTTGTTTAATAGTTGCGTTCCGAAAACTCAAAATGGGTGGATTCTCCCCGGAGACAGGTGTCTAAAATGTTGGCTTCCGGTAATTCGGTGGTTTCTGCCAATCCGATCGCGCAATTGGATAGCACCAGGGGTAAAAGACTGCGGCGACAGGTTTCCACCACTCCATCTAGGTTTGCAAAGGTTTCGCTCTCGTGGATATCGGCAACACAGAGGCCCAACTCTTGGGGGCGGCGTACTTGGTAACAGTCTTCCACAATTTTCAAGGCGCTGAGATTGCTGTTGGTTAAACCGGTGGCGGTGGCGATCGTGGTGGCGCAGGTGCTCAGTTCTGCGGGGCGGATGCTTTGGGCACAGGCCATGGCGGTTTGGGCGGGGGTGAGACCAATGCCCTGGAGATCGGTGCTACAGGTGGCGTAGGCTTCGGAGCTATTGGGGCTACTGGGGCGATCGGCCCAACTGGGTCCGGCAGTGCCCAGCAGTAAGCCCAGGGCCGCGAGGGTGCTGCTGCCCCACATCAGGGCTGCGTTGGGGAGGGGGTGATGGGGGAGGGGGTGATGGGTGCGGGGGCGATCGCCAGCGGGGGGCATCAGGGTGATCAGGGGAGCCATGGCAAAACAGTCCTCAAGGATATTCTCTTTAGACTATATCTTGAGACTCTCGCTTGAGCTGGACAGCCTAGCCGGATCCCCTGGGCCATCCTCAGATTCCAGACCCCTGTTGAGGCTGTGGATTAAGGCTGCGGATTGAGGCTGCGGATTGTGATGGGTCCTACAGAATGGGAGCATCCCAGCTTGGCAACTTGCTCTTCATCCCTCATCCCCCAGCCCCTTCTCCCAGGGCGGGAGACGGGGAGCCAGAACGTTCAAAGTCCCTCTCCCGTTCTGGGAGAGGGATTTAGGGTGAGGGCCGCCAAAGCGGGATGTATCCTACAGAATTTTGTCGAGACCATACACCAGGGATTTCAGTTCCAGCACTTTCCGCACCGCCAAGACTACACCGGGCATATAACAGCCGCGATCGCTGGTGTCGTGGCGAATGGTGTATAGCTCCCCCGGTGCCCCGAACAAAATTTCTTGATGGGCAATCAGTCCCGGCAAGCGCACGCTATGGATGCGGATGCCTTCGGCGGCGGCGGCTCCCCGTGCTCCGGCCATCTTTTCCGTTTCCTGCACTGCGGGGGGGTTATAGGTTTGCCCCAGTTCCCCTAGGAGTTGGGCCGTTTGCACCGCTGTCCCGCTGGGGGCATCAGCCTTGTGGTTGTGGTGTAGCTCAATGATTTCCACATGGTTATAAAAGCGGGAGGCTTGGATGGCGGCTTGCTGCATCAAGACCACCCCAATGGAAAAGTTGGGAATGACTAAACAGCCGACGCTGGCTTTGTCGGCAAATTCGGCTAAGTCCTGCAACTGCTGGGGACTGAGACCGGTGGTGCCCACCACGGGCCGCACGCCGTAGGCAATGGCCGATCGCACGTTGTGGTACACCGCATCGGGGTGGGTGAAGTCCACCATCACCGGTATTTGCTTTTCTTGGGCGGCAAAGGCCAGGGTCCCTTCTAGATCGTTGGTGATGGGTATTTCCAGGGGTCCACAACCAATGACTTCGCCAATGTCTTGACCAATGTGGTCTGGGTTGCGGGCTAATACTGCAATCAGGTCGAGACCCTCAGCCTGGGCCACTGCTTTGACAGTTTCCCGTCCCATTTTGCCGGTGGCTCCGTTAATGACCACGGGAATGGGGGCTGAGGGGGGGGGTGTGACAGTCATCTAAATCCTAGTCTCCGTATGCTTGTCGCTCAAGAATCGCCGCTGAATAATCGCCGCTGAATAATCGCCGCTGAATAATCGCCGATCGTAACCCGTTCGTAGCAGGGACTGAAGTCCCTGGTTGACTGACATAAGATGGTCGCTGTAGGTTGGGTTGAGGTACGAAACCCAACAGCCACAATGGTTATGTTGGGTTTCGCAAGGCTCTACCCAACCTACGGGAACATGGGCTTTTCAGACGTTTTGTCAGTCAATCAGCTAAAGTCCTTATCTAACGGGAACGGCTGCGATCGCGGCGGGGACGGGGACGACCATAGGGCCGATCGTCCGGGTTCCCCCCAGGGCTAGGGTTAGCGGGCCGATCGCCCCAGTCTTGGGGACTGTTTTGGGGACTGTTTTGGGGACGGTCTTGGGGACTGTTTTGGGGACGGTCTTGGGGACTATTTTGGCGCTCTGCGTCTCGGCTCCAAGCCCCTAAATCCAGGGGAGGCCGATCGAGATTGGGATCGGGGGGTGCAGTCCCATCATTTTGTTGCCATGGGTCATACCCGCGATCGCCATAGCCTGGGTTTTGATAGCTTGAATTTTCATAGCTTGAATTTTCATAGCTTGAATTTTCATAGCTTGAATTTTCATAGCCTGAGTCGCCATAGTCCCGGCTGTTGTCATCCCGATCGCCATAACCGCGATCGTCATAGCCCGCAGTATCGTAACCCCGATCGCCATAACCGCGATCGCCATAGCTCCGATCGTCATAGCCCAGGCCATCAGCCCCTGGGGAACGATAACCCCGCCGCCCCTTGGGTTCGGGTCTGTCGTTGCGACTCCGCGTTTTGCCCCCGCGCTGGGTGCGTTTGCCTTCGGTGTAGTCCCGATCGTCATAACCGCGATTGTCGTAACCGCGATCGTCATAACCGCGATCGTCGTAACCCGCATTACCATAACCGCGATCGGGGGTAGCTATATAACCCCGGCGATCGCGGGCCAGGGGGCGATCGTCGGGAGTGCGGGCCACTTCCGCCAGAATTCGGCGACTCACCTCGATAAACGTATCTCGCCGTAGATAGGGATAGTCGCTGATCCATAAATCCCGATTAGGCAGGTAAGCATCACTAATCTTGCTGATGCGGCTTAAATTCTTTTCCTTGGACAGCAACAATAACTGAACCGGCATCCCCGGCAAAAGGGTTTTGTGGTCTTGGTGGAGGGGAGCCTGCACCAGGGTTTTGAACCCTGTTTCATCCCCCACCTCCAGGTTTATGCGTCGCTCCCGGTTTTCCACCACCACCAGTTCTCCCCGCTTATTCACCGTCTCCTCGGTGCCCACCAAGTCTTCCGTGATATAGACATCCAAGATCTCCCCCTGCCACAGCCCCCCATGGGGATAGTTGCGGTAGTTGCGGTTGCGCATACTGGCTTCATAAATGGGGAACCACAACCAATACAGTCCCGTAGCCATGCCAAACAGGAACCGGAAAAAGCCAGAGGTTTCGTTATCCCGTGTAATCGAGCCAATGACCAGCACCACCGTTAAGGCCGTGACGGAAATCAGTAACCGCTTCAGCAATTCCTGCACCTTGCCCCAATAGTGCTTGTATTGATCCCCCGTGGCCACGGCGGGGATTAGGGCTTCAACGGTTTTGCGGGTGAGGGGTATGAGCATGAGTTCCAGAGGGTTCGGGTAAGGAGCTGGGAACCAGGAGTTTGGGCTGCAGAGTTGGGTCCGGGGGGCGATCGGCTATCGTCCTCCAGCAGGGGGCAGATCTGGGGGAAACACCGTCCCCTCTCCACCACCCTGGTCAGGACTTACCATTGTATTCAGAGCACCTCGAAAAATCCAAATTATCGCCCCTGTACCAACGTAAGAATAGGGGTTGGGTTGGGCGGCTTCGCCGCCCAACCCCATTAATCGAGGTGCCCTTCATCATATCCTGGTATCCCAAGATCCCAGCATCCCCAGATATTCAGTCGATCGCCAGGGGGCTGGCATTGGGGATACCATGGGAGGCGATGCGCGATCGCTCCTGACCCTGAACCCTTACCTTTATTCTGGCTATGCAACACCTACGTCGTTGGTTCATTGCCCTCTTGATGATAGTGACGACAGCCATCGGTCTCATTTCCTGGCAAACCCAAACCGTGGCCCAATTACCCACCTCCAATCCCCAGCAGGCACCGGCTGACCTGACCTTAGAGGCGGCGGGTCTCACCCTGGAGAAATTGGCGGATGGGGTTTATGGACTGCTGGCTAGCACCGACTTTCCCCCCACTGCCCCCAATATTGCCATCTGTAATGGCAGCATTATCATTGGTTCTGACGGGGTTTTAGTGGTAGATCCGTTCCAGAACGAGGATTTAGCTAATTTACTCTTTTCCACCGTAGCTGAGTTAACGGATCAACCGATTCGCTACGCCCTTAATAGTCACTATCACTTTGACCATTCGGGGGGAAACGCTGCGGCTGAAGCCTTGCAGTATCCCATTGTTGGCCGGGGTCCGATCCGGGACTTTATGTTGACCCGCAACCGGGAGATGGATCCCAACGTCACCCCCCCGGATCTGGTGTTACAACAGAGCGGTGAACTGTGGTTGGGCGATCGCCAGGTGCAACTGGTGGAGTTTGATGGCCATTCCGGCGGAACAGACTTGATCGCCTATATCCCCGATAGCGATCTCCTAATTGCGGGGGATCTGCTGTTCACGGAGCGCATTCCCTACCTGGGGGATGGCAACATTCGGGTTTGGCAAGACACCCTAGGCCAGTTAGCGACGGCCTATCCCACCGCGACCCTATGGCCCGGTCATGGACCCCTCAGTGATCCCACGGATCTGATGGCCCTCCAGGGGTACCTGAAAACCCTGGAAACTCTGGCTTTAGGTTGGAAAGCTGATGGACTATCCCAGGAGGCGGCGATCGCCCAAACCCCACTACCGCAACCCTATCAAACCTATCTGTTTCAGGGAATGTTCCCCGGCAACCTGGAGGTGGCTTACCAACAAATCACCCTAGGACAAGATGATGCTGCCTCCATTCAAGCCTATTTCCAGGCCCAGGCTCCAGCCTTACGGGCACTGTAGCAACGCCAGAGACCAGAGCAAGGGACACCAAATCTACGGAATGCTGAGATCCCCATGGCTCCAGCGAGATACCTGTATATTTTTGGCTTCCTTGAACCAGAAATCAGGGATCTACACGTGCCAACCTAAGATCCCCGATTTTTTCTAAGGCAACGTCTAGAACCGCTCAGCCAAAGGGTCAAAAATCGGGGATCTGTGCGCTAGGGATCTACACGTGCCAACCTAAGATCCCCGATTTTTTCTAAGGCAACGTCTAGAACCGCTCAGCCAAAGGGACAGAAATCGGGGATCTGTGCTTCAGGGACAAATCGGGGATCTGTGCGCCAGGGACAAGCCTCCTAGAGCTTGGTCTACCCAAGGATTGCTCTGCCCAATGCTGAGGCTGCTGGGTGTGGGGAAGAAACCCTGGGTACCAAGGCCCGCTTATTGTAAACTTATGTAAATTAACGCTCATTATTTAAGACCTCTACGCGGTGATGTGCCATGGCTATTCGTCCCTCCCTCAGCAACCTTGGTGTGGGTATTGGTTTAGTGTTAGTGGTCATTGGCTTTTGGGCCTATGCCACCGAAAACGTCAGCCTGAGTTTACCGGGACTCTTTTATGGCGGTCCCCTGCTGCTCATTGGCGTTGCCCTGAAAGCGGCTGAACTGAAACCGGTGCCCTTTAGTCAGCCCACTTCTGCTGAGGTGCTGGCCCTGAGGGAGCAACAGGCCACCGCTACCCAAACCCAAGTCCGCACCGATGTCAATCGTTACCGTTATGGTCAATATGTCCACTTGGAAACTACCCTCAAAGCCCTAGACCTCATTGTCAAGAACCAAGAACGCCCCGAACTGGATGGGGTGCGGGAAGAAAATCGCAGTGGAGCCTATGCCCTGGTGCTGGAATTTAGCACCCCAGACACAGCCTTTAGTAAATGGCAGCAGAAGCAGGAGAAAATGACCCGGTTTTTTGGTCCCAATATCGCGATCGAACTGTCGCAACCGAAGGCCCATCGGGTAGAACTGGCCCTGATTACTACGACAGAATCCCAGCAGCAGCCCAGTCAAGGGCAGTCTATGGCAGTATCCAGTTGATTTCCCGTTGACCCTGAGCTTTTAGGGCTGCATTGGTTTGGGAAAAGGGCCTACTGCCAAAAAAACCATGGCGGGCGGAGAAGGGAGAGGGGTGGGCACTGGTCAAAATGGTGTGGCGACGATCGATCAGACTTTCCTTACGACGGGCATAAGCACCCCAGAGGATGAAAACCGTGTGGGCGCTGCGATCGCTCAGACAGCGGATCACCCCATCGGTGAACTGTTCCCAGCCCTGATCCTTATGGGAATTGGCCTGGTGAGCCTCCACCGTCAGCACCGCATTGAGCAATAGCACTCCCTGGGTTGCCCAGGGAGTTAGATCGCCTTGGCCAGGGATATTCCCCCCCACATCAGCCTGAAGCTCTTTGAAAATATTGCGCAAGGAAGGGGGATGGGTCATGGCGGGGGGAACGGAGAAGCAGAGACCCTGGGCTTGCCCGATACCGTGGTAGGGATCCTGACCCAACAGTAAAACGCGGGTTTCTTGGGGTGGGGTCAGGTGGAAGGCGCGGAACACCCGATCGGCGGGGGGAAAGACCGGGCCTTGACGACGAGCCTGGGCTACAAACGCCTGGAGTTGTCCAAAGTAGGGTTGGTTCAACTCGTCCTGTAACCAGGGTTCCCAGGCTCCCAGATCCCAATCTTTGGGATCCTCTGGCCGGGATGCGGGGTCTGAGGCTGACGTTAATAAATCGAGCTGTTGGGCACTGGACTTAGCTTTTTTAGACGTTGGGGCTGTTTGGAGGGCTGCTTTAAGGGCTGTTTTGGGTGCTGGCCTTACCCCCACTTGGGGACAGAGATCCTGGAGACCACAGCGATCG
This region of Prochlorothrix hollandica PCC 9006 = CALU 1027 genomic DNA includes:
- a CDS encoding DUF2854 domain-containing protein, which encodes MAIRPSLSNLGVGIGLVLVVIGFWAYATENVSLSLPGLFYGGPLLLIGVALKAAELKPVPFSQPTSAEVLALREQQATATQTQVRTDVNRYRYGQYVHLETTLKALDLIVKNQERPELDGVREENRSGAYALVLEFSTPDTAFSKWQQKQEKMTRFFGPNIAIELSQPKAHRVELALITTTESQQQPSQGQSMAVSS
- the rodA gene encoding rod shape-determining protein RodA, whose translation is MRTRSRPAPNRLQFLFTPWQEIDGLLLVLTIGLTILGGVMIRSTELNYGWTDWWQHWLVGAVGLILTLILARMRYEYFLQWQWFIYGATCLSLVAVKVVGTSALGAQRWITIGGFNIQPSEFAKLGAIIVLAASLSTYTASTLSGFFRALLIIALPWGLVFVQPDLGTSLVFGAVSLVMLYWANANPGWLLIMGSPLISAILFSRYLPAWFAWLALISLIAWKTLPWAQLAGLVTLVGNLVAGGLGNWFWFNLLKDYQRDRLILFMDPDRDPLGGGYHLIQSRIAIGAGELWGRGLHHGTQTQLNFIPEQHTDFIFSAIGEELGFIGSLVVLLVFWLICLRLVIIAQNAKDNFGSLLAIGVLGMLVFQVVVNVGMTIGLAPVTGIPLPWLSYGRSAMLTNFMAIGLVESVANHRHRPKF
- the dapB gene encoding 4-hydroxy-tetrahydrodipicolinate reductase, giving the protein MTVTPPPSAPIPVVINGATGKMGRETVKAVAQAEGLDLIAVLARNPDHIGQDIGEVIGCGPLEIPITNDLEGTLAFAAQEKQIPVMVDFTHPDAVYHNVRSAIAYGVRPVVGTTGLSPQQLQDLAEFADKASVGCLVIPNFSIGVVLMQQAAIQASRFYNHVEIIELHHNHKADAPSGTAVQTAQLLGELGQTYNPPAVQETEKMAGARGAAAAEGIRIHSVRLPGLIAHQEILFGAPGELYTIRHDTSDRGCYMPGVVLAVRKVLELKSLVYGLDKIL
- a CDS encoding MBL fold metallo-hydrolase, whose product is MQHLRRWFIALLMIVTTAIGLISWQTQTVAQLPTSNPQQAPADLTLEAAGLTLEKLADGVYGLLASTDFPPTAPNIAICNGSIIIGSDGVLVVDPFQNEDLANLLFSTVAELTDQPIRYALNSHYHFDHSGGNAAAEALQYPIVGRGPIRDFMLTRNREMDPNVTPPDLVLQQSGELWLGDRQVQLVEFDGHSGGTDLIAYIPDSDLLIAGDLLFTERIPYLGDGNIRVWQDTLGQLATAYPTATLWPGHGPLSDPTDLMALQGYLKTLETLALGWKADGLSQEAAIAQTPLPQPYQTYLFQGMFPGNLEVAYQQITLGQDDAASIQAYFQAQAPALRAL
- the ung gene encoding uracil-DNA glycosylase — its product is MVPIADLLHRLNLFYPNATYDLHWQTPEQLLIATILAAQTTDERVNQVTAQLFQVYPDVAALAGADRPALEEVLRPTGYYRRKAATVQAVCGELMARFGGKVPPNLEALTSLPGVGRKTANVVLNCAFNQASGIIVDTHGIRVNQRLGLTQHRQADAIEGDLTALVPRSDWIQWGNAIIYHGRSRCTARSPQCDRCGLQDLCPQVGVRPAPKTALKAALQTAPTSKKAKSSAQQLDLLTSASDPASRPEDPKDWDLGAWEPWLQDELNQPYFGQLQAFVAQARRQGPVFPPADRVFRAFHLTPPQETRVLLLGQDPYHGIGQAQGLCFSVPPAMTHPPSLRNIFKELQADVGGNIPGQGDLTPWATQGVLLLNAVLTVEAHQANSHKDQGWEQFTDGVIRCLSDRSAHTVFILWGAYARRKESLIDRRHTILTSAHPSPFSARHGFFGSRPFSQTNAALKAQGQREINWILP